From Deinococcus metalli, a single genomic window includes:
- a CDS encoding NAD-dependent epimerase/dehydratase family protein has protein sequence MNIIVTGGSGKLGRATIRELQAHGHWVLNLDAAPPKAAQGPFTRVDLTDFGEVMGALSGIDQQYSRGTIDAVVHLAAIPGPTQRPDHVTFAENIVSTYNVFESCVRLGIDNVVWASSETLLGYPFDGPPASVPITESVRESRVSYAHSKLLGEVLAEQYGREHPAMKLVCLRFSNVLDPDAGDYDGLEAWQSDPQVRKWNLWTYIDVRDAAQAVRLGVETELTGMEAFIIANEDSVMRRPSRELLEEVFPGVPYTQDVPGTQSFYDISKAKSMLGFKPTHSWREG, from the coding sequence ATGAACATCATCGTCACGGGCGGCAGCGGCAAACTCGGCCGCGCCACCATCCGCGAGTTGCAGGCCCACGGGCACTGGGTGCTGAATCTGGACGCCGCGCCGCCGAAGGCCGCGCAGGGCCCGTTCACCCGCGTGGACCTAACCGACTTCGGCGAGGTGATGGGCGCGCTGTCTGGCATCGACCAGCAGTACTCCCGGGGCACCATCGACGCAGTGGTTCATCTCGCGGCGATTCCGGGGCCGACGCAGCGGCCGGATCACGTGACCTTCGCGGAGAACATCGTCAGCACGTACAACGTCTTCGAGTCGTGCGTGCGTCTGGGCATCGACAACGTGGTGTGGGCGTCCAGCGAGACGCTGCTGGGCTACCCCTTCGACGGGCCGCCCGCGAGCGTGCCCATCACCGAGAGCGTGCGCGAGAGCCGCGTGTCGTACGCGCACTCGAAGCTGCTGGGCGAGGTGCTGGCCGAGCAGTACGGCCGCGAGCACCCGGCGATGAAGCTGGTCTGCCTGCGCTTCTCGAATGTCCTCGACCCCGACGCCGGCGACTACGACGGGCTGGAGGCGTGGCAATCCGACCCGCAGGTACGCAAGTGGAACCTGTGGACGTATATCGACGTGCGGGACGCCGCGCAGGCCGTGCGGCTGGGCGTGGAGACCGAATTGACCGGCATGGAGGCCTTCATCATCGCCAACGAGGACAGCGTGATGCGCCGCCCCAGCCGCGAGCTGCTGGAGGAGGTCTTCCCCGGCGTGCCGTACACGCAGGACGTGCCGGGCACCCAGTCCTTCTACGACATCAGCAAGGCGAAATCCATGCTGGGGTTCAAGCCCACACACAGCTGGAGGGAGGGCTGA
- the ppk1 gene encoding polyphosphate kinase 1 encodes MTVSRQTTAVLPATTDQPAAEAPRRPKERGRRGGNGARARDAQDTVGSTHSTVANEDSRYLNRELSWLAFNERVLAEARDARNPPMERLKYAAICGSNLDEFFMVRVAGVHRQIAAGVSTPGPDGLSPRETLNLVRRRTHDMLREIEKAARKTLKELGADGVKLVRVQDLGKRARAALREQYLSQIQPVLTPLIVDPSHPFPYLSNLSLNLAVLLDAGEGEEPDFARVKVPVGVLPRIVTVGDALLLLEDVIAAHIGDLFKGRRVLAAHVFRVTRNTDYEFEEEEAEDLLATIEDGLRRRRFGAAVRLEVVQGTPPGIVTFLQERLHLAPDDIFLLDGPLGTADLMGLPVQRPDLAYAPYVPAVPDLDQDEEGGIFTTLRRGDVLLHHPYDGFTNVLNFLEEAARDPQVLAIKQTLYRTGDDPRLLGALREAAENGKQVVAMIELKARFDEQRNISWARKLEHAGAHVVYGMAGLKTHAKVALVVRREEGGLRRYMHIGSGNYNPKTARLYTDFSLLSADPELGADIAELFNHLTGYAEAEYSHLLVAPDTARLGFEALMEREARHAADGQDAWVRVKVNQLTDPGMIEALYRASAAGVRVELIIRGVCCLRPGLKGLSETVRVRSLLGRYLEHARLYAFGNAGQPEVYFGSADWMSRNLDRRVEVIAPVLDDTHREALLRVMDTEWADQRGSWELCTGGEYEKLAGEFSAQGAFARARHPDLTEG; translated from the coding sequence ATGACTGTGTCCCGCCAGACCACCGCTGTCCTCCCCGCGACCACCGACCAGCCTGCCGCCGAGGCCCCCCGCCGGCCCAAGGAGCGGGGACGCCGGGGCGGGAACGGCGCGCGGGCGCGGGACGCCCAGGACACGGTGGGCAGCACCCACAGCACCGTCGCCAACGAGGACAGCCGCTACCTGAACCGCGAACTGTCGTGGCTGGCCTTCAACGAGCGGGTGCTGGCCGAGGCGCGCGATGCCCGGAACCCGCCCATGGAGCGCCTGAAGTACGCGGCGATCTGCGGCAGCAACCTCGACGAGTTCTTCATGGTGCGCGTGGCGGGCGTCCACCGCCAGATCGCTGCAGGGGTCAGCACGCCCGGCCCAGACGGTCTGAGCCCGCGCGAGACGCTGAACCTGGTGCGCCGGCGCACGCACGACATGCTGCGTGAGATCGAGAAGGCCGCCCGCAAGACCCTCAAGGAACTCGGCGCGGACGGCGTGAAGCTCGTGCGCGTGCAGGACCTGGGTAAACGCGCCCGCGCGGCGCTGCGCGAGCAGTACCTGTCGCAGATCCAGCCGGTGCTCACCCCGCTGATCGTGGACCCCAGCCACCCCTTTCCGTACCTGAGTAACCTCAGCCTGAACCTCGCGGTGCTGCTCGACGCCGGCGAGGGCGAGGAACCGGACTTCGCGCGAGTGAAGGTGCCGGTGGGGGTGCTGCCGCGCATCGTGACGGTGGGCGACGCGCTGCTGCTGCTGGAGGACGTGATCGCCGCGCATATCGGGGACCTGTTCAAGGGCCGCCGGGTGCTGGCCGCGCACGTGTTCCGCGTGACCCGCAACACCGACTACGAGTTCGAGGAAGAGGAAGCCGAGGACCTGCTCGCCACCATCGAGGACGGCCTGCGGCGTCGGCGCTTCGGGGCGGCGGTGCGGCTGGAGGTCGTGCAGGGCACGCCGCCGGGCATCGTGACCTTCCTGCAGGAGCGGCTGCACCTCGCGCCGGACGACATCTTCCTGCTGGACGGCCCGCTGGGCACCGCGGACCTGATGGGCCTGCCGGTGCAGCGCCCGGACCTGGCATATGCGCCCTACGTGCCGGCCGTACCGGACCTCGACCAGGACGAGGAGGGCGGGATCTTCACCACGCTCAGGCGCGGCGACGTGCTGCTGCACCATCCCTACGACGGCTTCACGAACGTCCTGAACTTCCTGGAGGAAGCGGCGCGCGATCCGCAGGTGCTGGCGATCAAGCAGACGCTGTACCGCACCGGCGACGACCCCAGGCTGTTGGGCGCGCTGCGCGAGGCGGCCGAGAACGGCAAGCAGGTCGTCGCCATGATCGAGCTCAAGGCGCGTTTCGACGAGCAGCGCAACATCTCGTGGGCCAGGAAGCTGGAGCACGCGGGCGCACACGTGGTGTACGGCATGGCCGGCCTCAAGACGCACGCCAAGGTCGCGCTGGTCGTGCGGCGCGAGGAGGGCGGCCTGCGGCGGTACATGCACATCGGCAGCGGGAACTACAACCCGAAGACCGCGCGGCTGTACACGGACTTCAGCCTGCTCTCGGCGGACCCGGAACTGGGCGCGGACATCGCGGAGCTGTTCAACCACCTGACCGGCTACGCCGAGGCCGAGTACTCGCACCTGCTGGTCGCGCCCGACACCGCCCGCCTGGGCTTCGAGGCGCTGATGGAGCGCGAGGCCCGCCACGCCGCGGACGGCCAGGACGCGTGGGTGCGCGTGAAGGTGAACCAGCTGACGGACCCCGGCATGATCGAGGCGCTGTACCGCGCGTCGGCCGCCGGGGTGCGCGTGGAGCTGATCATCCGCGGCGTGTGCTGCCTGCGCCCGGGCCTCAAGGGCCTCTCGGAGACGGTGCGGGTGCGCTCGCTGCTGGGCCGCTATCTGGAGCACGCGCGGCTGTACGCCTTCGGGAACGCCGGGCAGCCGGAGGTGTACTTCGGCAGTGCCGACTGGATGAGCCGCAACCTCGACCGCCGCGTGGAGGTGATCGCGCCCGTGCTGGACGACACGCACCGCGAGGCGCTGCTGCGCGTGATGGACACCGAGTGGGCGGACCAGCGCGGGTCGTGGGAACTGTGCACCGGCGGGGAGTACGAGAAGCTGGCCGGCGAGTTCAGCGCCCAGGGCGCCTTCGCGCGTGCCCGGCACCCGGACCTCACCGAGGGCTGA
- the fabD gene encoding ACP S-malonyltransferase — protein MTAPLRIAALFPGQGSHAVGMGVDIAAAFPDAGETYATAEATLPGLRALIESGPLDDLTLTANQQPALVAASVAAYRAWAAHTGLTPAFAAGHSLGEYSALVAAGALDLADALRLTRRRGELMQAAVPVGVGAMSAIMGDPAAVQEVCSAQVGVVQPANFNAPIQTVISGEKAAVEAAGAELKGRGLKAIPLKVSAPFHCALMQPAQDGLTPALDAATFHVPAFPVYANVTAQPSMDAAALPGLLARQITGAVRWVEIIRALHDAGADVFVEFGPGTVLTGLVKRILPDARTVNVGTAAQVQDFAL, from the coding sequence GTGACCGCTCCGCTCCGCATCGCCGCGCTGTTCCCCGGCCAGGGTTCGCACGCCGTCGGCATGGGCGTGGACATCGCCGCCGCCTTCCCGGACGCGGGGGAGACCTACGCCACCGCCGAGGCCACCCTGCCGGGCCTGCGCGCCCTGATCGAGTCCGGCCCGCTGGACGACCTGACGCTGACCGCCAACCAGCAGCCCGCGCTGGTCGCCGCCAGCGTGGCCGCGTACCGCGCGTGGGCCGCGCACACCGGGCTGACCCCCGCCTTCGCCGCCGGGCACTCGCTGGGTGAATACTCCGCGCTGGTCGCGGCCGGCGCGCTGGACCTCGCGGACGCCCTGCGCCTGACCCGCCGGCGCGGAGAACTGATGCAGGCGGCGGTGCCGGTCGGCGTGGGGGCCATGAGCGCCATCATGGGCGACCCGGCGGCGGTGCAGGAGGTCTGCTCGGCGCAGGTGGGGGTCGTGCAGCCCGCCAACTTCAACGCGCCCATCCAGACGGTCATCTCCGGCGAGAAGGCCGCCGTCGAGGCCGCCGGGGCCGAGCTGAAGGGGCGCGGCCTGAAGGCCATTCCCCTGAAGGTCAGCGCGCCCTTCCACTGCGCCCTGATGCAGCCCGCGCAGGACGGCCTGACGCCGGCGCTGGACGCCGCCACCTTCCACGTCCCCGCGTTCCCCGTCTACGCGAATGTGACCGCCCAGCCGAGCATGGACGCCGCCGCGCTGCCGGGCCTGCTCGCGCGGCAGATCACGGGCGCCGTGCGCTGGGTCGAGATCATCCGGGCGCTGCACGACGCCGGCGCCGACGTGTTCGTCGAGTTCGGCCCCGGCACGGTGCTCACCGGCCTTGTCAAGCGCATCCTGCCGGACGCCCGCACCGTGAACGTCGGCACGGCCGCGCAGGTGCAGGACTTCGCGCTGTGA
- a CDS encoding aldo/keto reductase has product MQYVKLGRSGVKVSRIALGCMSYGDPAWRDWVLPEEHARPFFERALELGINFFDTADMYSLGRSEEITGKALRDLARRDEIVLATKVHAPMGDGVNQRGLSRKHILDGVHASLRRLGTDYIDLYQIHGRDPDTSMDETLGALHDLVRLGMVRYIGVSNHYAYQVARAQYLADLRGWSRFVSVQDQYSLLYREEEREMLPLCREEGIGFLPWSPLARGFLAGNRRGDEGQTTRGGSDVMSRHLFGSDADQEIVRRVDALAHEKGVTASQVALAWVLRQPGVTAPIIGATKAHHLEQAVAAVDLTLTDDEARSLEAPYVTRPSTLS; this is encoded by the coding sequence ATGCAGTACGTCAAGCTGGGCCGCAGCGGTGTGAAGGTCTCGCGGATCGCGCTGGGCTGCATGTCCTACGGCGATCCCGCGTGGCGCGACTGGGTGCTGCCCGAGGAGCACGCCCGGCCCTTCTTCGAGCGGGCGCTGGAGCTGGGCATCAATTTCTTCGACACCGCCGACATGTACTCGCTGGGCCGCAGCGAGGAGATCACCGGCAAGGCGCTGCGCGACCTGGCGCGGCGGGACGAGATCGTCCTGGCGACCAAGGTGCACGCCCCGATGGGCGACGGCGTGAACCAGCGTGGGCTGTCGCGCAAGCACATCCTGGACGGCGTGCACGCCAGCCTCAGGCGTCTGGGCACCGACTACATCGACCTGTACCAGATCCACGGGCGCGACCCCGACACGTCCATGGACGAGACGCTGGGCGCCCTGCACGACCTCGTGCGGCTGGGCATGGTGCGGTACATCGGCGTGTCGAACCACTACGCGTACCAGGTGGCCCGCGCGCAGTACCTCGCGGACCTGCGCGGCTGGTCGCGCTTTGTCAGCGTGCAGGACCAGTACAGCCTGCTGTACCGCGAGGAGGAGCGCGAGATGCTGCCGCTGTGCCGCGAGGAAGGTATCGGCTTCCTGCCGTGGAGCCCGCTGGCGCGCGGCTTCCTCGCCGGGAACCGCAGGGGCGACGAGGGGCAGACGACGCGCGGCGGCAGCGACGTGATGAGCCGCCACCTCTTCGGCAGTGACGCCGATCAGGAGATCGTGCGCCGGGTGGACGCCCTGGCCCACGAGAAGGGCGTAACTGCCTCGCAGGTCGCCCTGGCGTGGGTGCTGCGCCAGCCGGGCGTGACCGCACCGATCATCGGCGCGACCAAAGCCCACCATCTGGAGCAGGCCGTGGCCGCCGTGGACCTGACCCTCACGGACGACGAGGCGCGGAGCCTGGAGGCCCCCTATGTCACGCGGCCCAGCACGCTGAGCTGA
- a CDS encoding GNAT family N-acetyltransferase has protein sequence MPDASTEPITLRQITDPSDPAIAAFGELQDRTYFEPDMLIPAAYLVRLLEWQSPERRNLLLVAEQAGRVVGGTVFHAFPQVGTGFSSYMATAQQVRGQGVARLLHDRRMALLDEAVGGHVAGVFIDVVAPQRLTPRELAEERAVGSDPVRRRAVFAHLGFRQVDVTYQQPAGGENGGPVTNMDLLYCPRVPADRVPAALVLGTMGAYWHAWLGEARRDHALAALAAQAAPDGTFGLIDPTGA, from the coding sequence GTGCCCGACGCCAGCACAGAGCCGATCACGCTGCGGCAGATCACGGACCCGAGTGATCCCGCCATCGCGGCCTTCGGGGAGTTGCAGGACCGCACGTACTTCGAACCGGACATGCTCATTCCCGCCGCGTACCTCGTGCGCCTGCTGGAGTGGCAGAGCCCTGAGCGGCGCAACCTGCTGCTGGTCGCGGAGCAGGCCGGCCGGGTGGTGGGCGGCACCGTGTTCCACGCCTTCCCGCAGGTCGGCACGGGCTTCTCCAGCTACATGGCGACCGCCCAGCAGGTCCGGGGCCAGGGTGTGGCGCGGCTGCTGCACGACCGGCGCATGGCCCTGCTGGACGAAGCGGTGGGCGGACACGTGGCGGGCGTGTTCATCGACGTGGTGGCCCCGCAGCGCCTGACGCCGCGGGAACTGGCGGAGGAGCGCGCCGTGGGCTCCGATCCGGTGCGCCGCCGGGCCGTGTTCGCGCACCTGGGCTTCCGGCAGGTGGACGTGACGTACCAGCAGCCTGCGGGCGGCGAGAACGGCGGCCCGGTCACGAACATGGACCTGCTGTACTGCCCGCGCGTTCCGGCCGATCGCGTGCCGGCGGCGCTGGTGCTCGGCACCATGGGCGCGTACTGGCACGCGTGGCTGGGCGAGGCCCGCCGCGATCACGCGCTCGCGGCCCTGGCCGCCCAGGCCGCCCCGGACGGCACCTTCGGCCTGATCGACCCGACCGGCGCGTAG
- a CDS encoding beta-ketoacyl-ACP synthase III: MDAPTTRAGGRPSLGITALGSYAPPTVVTNADFEARLDTTAEWIESRTGIRERHYSAPDEFTSHMGIGAVRDLLSRDPDALRGVDVVICATASPDALFPSTAALIAGQVGLAGCGAFDLSTACSGFVYGLSMAQGLILAGTARRVLVVGGEVLTKIVDQDDRNTAILFGDGAGAAVVGPVPEGYGFQEFILGADSAGGPALFKGCIADRLPDGTRMGPKADMNGREVFKFAVRVLGNSGTEVLKKTGLGSADVDWVIPHQANIRIIEAAMDRFGIPMEKTVVNLDRYGNTSSATIPLVLREAVDDGRVRDGQQLLLVAFGGGLSWAAGTMRWWGGAPSLHARAHAEAVA; encoded by the coding sequence ATGGACGCACCCACCACACGCGCGGGGGGCCGGCCCAGCCTGGGCATCACCGCGCTGGGCAGTTACGCGCCGCCCACCGTCGTCACAAACGCCGACTTCGAGGCCAGGCTGGACACCACCGCCGAGTGGATCGAGTCACGCACCGGGATCCGAGAGCGCCACTATTCGGCGCCGGACGAGTTCACGTCGCACATGGGGATCGGCGCGGTGCGCGACCTGCTGTCCCGCGATCCGGACGCCCTGCGGGGCGTGGACGTGGTGATCTGCGCGACCGCCAGCCCGGACGCCCTGTTCCCCAGCACCGCCGCGCTGATCGCCGGACAGGTGGGGCTGGCGGGCTGTGGGGCCTTTGACCTCTCGACCGCGTGCTCGGGCTTCGTGTACGGCCTGAGCATGGCGCAGGGCCTGATCCTGGCGGGCACCGCCCGGCGCGTCCTGGTCGTGGGCGGCGAGGTACTCACGAAGATCGTGGACCAGGACGACCGCAACACCGCGATCCTGTTTGGGGACGGCGCGGGCGCAGCCGTGGTCGGCCCGGTGCCCGAGGGCTACGGCTTTCAGGAGTTCATCCTGGGTGCCGACAGCGCGGGCGGCCCGGCGCTCTTCAAGGGCTGTATCGCCGACCGCCTGCCCGACGGCACCCGCATGGGCCCCAAGGCCGACATGAACGGCCGTGAGGTCTTCAAGTTCGCGGTGCGCGTGCTGGGCAACAGCGGCACCGAGGTGCTGAAGAAGACCGGACTGGGTAGCGCCGACGTGGACTGGGTCATTCCGCACCAGGCGAACATCCGGATCATCGAGGCGGCCATGGACCGCTTCGGGATTCCCATGGAGAAGACGGTGGTCAACCTCGACCGGTACGGCAACACCAGTTCCGCCACGATTCCCCTCGTCCTGCGCGAGGCCGTGGACGACGGCCGTGTCCGCGACGGCCAGCAGCTCCTGCTCGTCGCCTTCGGCGGCGGCCTGAGCTGGGCGGCGGGCACCATGCGCTGGTGGGGCGGCGCCCCGTCGCTGCACGCCCGCGCGCACGCGGAGGCGGTCGCGTGA
- a CDS encoding beta-ketoacyl-ACP synthase III, whose product MTGSRPLRSGIGITALGAYVPERVVPNAYFEAHLDTTAEWIESRSGIRERRYAAPEQTTSTLGILAVRDLLAHRPDGLTDVDAVICATSSPDAMFPSTAALIAREVGLAGAAALDVSVACSGFVYALSVAYGLVAGGVAQRVLVVGAEVMSRVVDPQDRSTAILFGDGAGAVVVGPVPDGYGFQAFELGADAAGGPSLYLRGVAGELPGGTAMGAFLTQNGREVFKFAVRMLGDCADAAMHRAGLPDSAIDWLIPHQANVRIIEAAVQRLGLPLSRTVVNLDRYGNTSSASVPLALCEGVRDGRVRDGQQLVLAGFGGGLSWGAAAMKWWGGAAGA is encoded by the coding sequence ATGACCGGCTCCCGCCCCCTCCGCTCCGGCATCGGCATCACGGCGCTGGGCGCATATGTGCCCGAACGCGTCGTGCCCAACGCGTATTTCGAGGCTCATCTGGACACCACCGCCGAGTGGATCGAGTCGCGCAGCGGGATCCGCGAACGCCGCTACGCCGCCCCGGAGCAGACGACCAGCACGCTCGGCATCCTGGCCGTGCGCGACCTGCTGGCCCACCGACCGGACGGCCTGACAGACGTGGACGCGGTCATCTGCGCGACCAGCAGTCCCGACGCCATGTTTCCCAGCACCGCCGCCCTGATTGCGAGAGAGGTGGGTCTGGCAGGCGCGGCCGCGCTGGACGTCAGCGTGGCGTGCTCGGGCTTCGTGTACGCCCTGAGCGTCGCGTATGGACTGGTCGCGGGCGGCGTGGCCCAGCGCGTGCTGGTGGTCGGCGCGGAGGTGATGAGCCGCGTGGTCGATCCGCAGGACCGCTCGACCGCGATCCTGTTCGGGGACGGCGCGGGCGCGGTGGTCGTCGGACCGGTGCCGGACGGGTACGGCTTCCAGGCCTTCGAACTCGGCGCGGACGCGGCGGGCGGGCCGAGCCTGTACCTGCGCGGCGTGGCCGGCGAACTGCCGGGCGGCACGGCGATGGGCGCGTTCCTCACGCAGAACGGGCGCGAGGTCTTCAAGTTCGCGGTGCGGATGCTGGGCGACTGCGCCGACGCCGCCATGCACCGGGCCGGACTGCCGGACAGCGCCATCGACTGGCTGATTCCGCACCAGGCGAACGTGCGGATCATCGAGGCGGCGGTGCAGCGCCTGGGCCTGCCTCTATCGCGCACGGTGGTGAACCTCGACCGCTACGGCAACACCAGTTCCGCCAGCGTGCCCCTGGCGCTGTGCGAGGGCGTGCGCGACGGCCGGGTGCGGGACGGCCAGCAGCTCGTGCTGGCGGGCTTCGGCGGCGGCCTGAGCTGGGGTGCGGCCGCCATGAAGTGGTGGGGCGGCGCGGCCGGAGCATGA
- the acpP gene encoding acyl carrier protein, producing the protein MATFDDVKDVIVEKLGVDADKVVPEARFVEDLGADSLETVELIMGLEDKFGVTISDEDAESIRTVQAAVDYIENKQ; encoded by the coding sequence GTGGCGACATTTGATGATGTGAAGGACGTGATCGTCGAGAAGCTCGGCGTGGACGCAGACAAGGTGGTGCCCGAGGCCCGTTTCGTGGAGGACCTGGGGGCCGACAGCCTGGAGACGGTCGAGCTGATCATGGGTCTGGAAGACAAGTTCGGCGTGACCATCAGCGATGAGGATGCCGAGAGCATCCGCACCGTGCAGGCCGCCGTCGATTACATCGAGAACAAGCAGTAA
- the fabG gene encoding 3-oxoacyl-[acyl-carrier-protein] reductase, whose protein sequence is MTDTSQRKVALVTGSSRGLGRAMALSLAQAGFDVAVHYGRNADEAAKVADEIRSHGVDAGVFGADLTTPANAGTLVEDVIKGMGRLDVLVNNAGITRDGLAIRMKDEDWDAVLQTNLSSAFVACRAAIKHMMRARSGRIINIASVVGLSGNPGQANYVASKAGLIGLTKALAKEYGGRGITVNAVAPGFIQSDMTADLPEDVQAAYRKDIPLGRFGQPEEVAALVTFLASDAAGYITGQTIGVDGGSHPH, encoded by the coding sequence ATGACCGACACTTCTCAACGCAAAGTCGCCCTGGTGACCGGCAGCAGCCGGGGCCTGGGCCGCGCCATGGCCCTCTCGCTCGCCCAGGCGGGCTTCGACGTCGCCGTTCACTACGGCCGCAATGCCGACGAGGCCGCGAAAGTGGCCGACGAGATCCGGTCGCATGGCGTAGACGCCGGGGTGTTCGGCGCCGACCTGACCACGCCCGCCAACGCCGGCACCCTGGTCGAGGACGTCATCAAGGGCATGGGCCGGCTGGACGTGCTGGTGAACAACGCCGGCATCACCCGCGATGGCCTGGCGATCCGTATGAAGGACGAGGACTGGGACGCGGTGCTCCAGACCAACCTGTCGAGCGCCTTCGTGGCGTGCCGCGCGGCCATCAAGCACATGATGCGGGCGCGCTCCGGGCGGATCATCAACATCGCGTCGGTGGTGGGCCTGAGCGGCAATCCCGGGCAGGCGAACTACGTGGCGAGCAAGGCGGGCCTGATCGGGCTGACCAAGGCCCTGGCCAAGGAGTACGGCGGGCGCGGCATCACGGTCAACGCCGTGGCCCCCGGCTTCATTCAGTCGGACATGACGGCCGACCTGCCCGAGGACGTGCAGGCGGCGTACCGCAAGGACATCCCGCTCGGCCGCTTCGGGCAGCCGGAGGAGGTGGCGGCGCTGGTCACCTTCCTCGCGTCGGACGCCGCCGGGTACATCACTGGCCAGACCATCGGCGTGGACGGCGGGTCGCACCCGCACTGA
- the fabF gene encoding beta-ketoacyl-ACP synthase II, with the protein MSVTGLKRVVITGLGPVTPIGIGAEAFAQAQRAGKSGVVRITRFDASDTASKIAGEVQGSLDEWLDPREARKLDRYVQLALVGAALAVKDSGLTEEQLRGERTGTVIGSGIGGMKTFEDQARVNVERGPGRISPMFIPMQIANMGAGHVAMRYGATGPSSTVVTACATGTGAIGDAARWIQLGLADVMIAGGAEASITQMAVGGFSNMKALSTRNDDPEHASRPFSATRDGFVLGEGAGVLILEEYEHAVKRGAKIYAEIVGYGTSADAHHITMPAPEGRGAQVAMRMALATGGTNPEQVGYINAHGTSTYYNDLHETQGIKHVFGDHAGKLAISSTKSMTGHLLGAAGAIEAIASAQALADGVLPPTINLTDSDPELGLDYIPEGARERQVEYVLSNSFAFGGQNAALLFKKV; encoded by the coding sequence TTGAGCGTGACGGGACTAAAACGGGTGGTCATCACGGGCCTGGGCCCGGTGACGCCCATCGGGATCGGGGCCGAGGCCTTCGCGCAGGCGCAGCGGGCCGGCAAGAGCGGCGTGGTGCGGATCACGCGCTTCGACGCCTCGGACACGGCCAGCAAGATCGCCGGCGAGGTGCAGGGCAGCCTGGACGAGTGGCTCGATCCGCGCGAGGCCCGCAAACTCGACCGCTACGTGCAGCTCGCCCTGGTCGGCGCGGCGCTGGCAGTCAAGGACAGCGGCCTGACCGAGGAGCAGCTGCGCGGCGAGCGCACCGGCACCGTGATCGGCAGCGGGATCGGCGGCATGAAGACCTTCGAGGACCAGGCGCGCGTGAACGTGGAGCGCGGCCCCGGGCGTATCAGCCCGATGTTCATTCCGATGCAGATCGCGAACATGGGCGCCGGGCACGTCGCCATGCGCTACGGCGCGACCGGCCCGAGCAGCACGGTGGTCACCGCGTGCGCGACGGGCACCGGGGCCATCGGGGACGCCGCCCGCTGGATCCAGCTGGGGCTGGCGGACGTCATGATCGCGGGCGGGGCCGAGGCGAGCATCACGCAGATGGCGGTGGGCGGCTTCTCGAACATGAAGGCCCTCTCGACCCGCAACGACGACCCGGAGCACGCCAGCCGGCCCTTCAGCGCCACCCGCGACGGCTTCGTGCTGGGCGAGGGCGCGGGCGTGCTGATCCTCGAGGAGTACGAGCACGCGGTCAAGCGCGGCGCGAAGATCTACGCCGAGATCGTGGGCTACGGCACCTCGGCCGACGCGCACCACATCACCATGCCCGCCCCCGAGGGCCGCGGCGCGCAGGTGGCGATGCGCATGGCCCTGGCGACCGGCGGCACGAACCCCGAGCAGGTGGGGTACATCAACGCGCACGGCACCAGCACGTACTACAACGACCTGCACGAGACGCAGGGGATCAAGCACGTGTTCGGTGACCACGCCGGGAAGCTGGCGATCAGCTCGACCAAGTCCATGACCGGGCACCTCCTCGGCGCGGCGGGGGCCATCGAGGCGATCGCGTCCGCGCAGGCGCTGGCCGACGGAGTGCTGCCGCCGACCATCAACCTGACCGATTCCGACCCGGAACTGGGGCTGGACTACATCCCGGAGGGCGCGCGCGAGCGGCAGGTGGAGTACGTGTTGTCGAACTCCTTCGCGTTCGGCGGCCAGAACGCCGCGCTGCTGTTCAAGAAGGTGTGA